The Christiangramia flava JLT2011 genome has a segment encoding these proteins:
- a CDS encoding aminotransferase class I/II-fold pyridoxal phosphate-dependent enzyme, producing MKYKPADRIQDLQYFGEFGGVNPSISDSSTYTFLSAKTMFDTFEGNAEGCYLYSRHSSPSNLYLGEALAAMEGTETANVAASGMGAITSVILQTCKSGDHIVCSRTIYGGTYAFLKNFAPQLGIETTFVDITKIEAVEKAIQQNTKMIYCESVSNPLLEVADIPTLSRISTVHELQLVVDNTFSPLSINPQKLGADVVIHSLTKFINGSSDTVGGVVCGTKDFINALRNVNDGAAMLLGPTMDSLRAASILKNLRTLHIRMKQHSKNAAFLAEKFQQDGFRTVYPGLESHPGHELFRTMMNEDYGFGGMLTIDVGSLDKANDLMELMQERNLGYLAVSLGFYKTLFSAPGTSTSSEIPLEEQQEMGLSDGLIRFSIGLDNDIERTYQMMKDCMVEVGVLKSELA from the coding sequence ATGAAATATAAACCGGCAGACCGCATTCAGGATCTTCAGTATTTCGGAGAGTTCGGCGGCGTTAACCCATCGATCTCAGATTCTTCTACCTATACCTTTCTTTCAGCCAAAACCATGTTTGATACGTTTGAAGGAAATGCGGAAGGTTGTTACCTCTATTCCCGGCATTCATCCCCTTCGAATTTATACCTGGGCGAAGCTTTGGCGGCGATGGAAGGAACTGAAACCGCCAATGTAGCCGCTTCCGGTATGGGCGCGATTACTTCGGTTATTTTGCAAACCTGTAAGAGTGGGGATCATATTGTTTGCAGCCGTACGATTTATGGCGGGACCTATGCTTTTCTGAAAAATTTCGCTCCGCAACTGGGGATTGAAACCACTTTTGTGGATATAACTAAAATTGAAGCGGTAGAGAAAGCCATACAGCAAAACACTAAAATGATCTATTGCGAGAGTGTAAGCAATCCCTTACTGGAGGTGGCTGATATCCCTACGCTTTCGAGAATTTCCACCGTTCATGAGCTACAGCTGGTGGTAGACAATACGTTTTCACCGTTGTCGATTAATCCGCAAAAACTGGGAGCCGATGTGGTCATTCACAGTTTAACAAAATTCATCAACGGCAGCAGCGATACGGTTGGTGGCGTGGTTTGCGGAACCAAGGATTTCATCAACGCGCTTCGGAATGTGAATGATGGAGCGGCTATGCTTCTGGGACCAACAATGGACAGTTTGCGTGCGGCTTCCATTCTGAAAAACCTGAGAACTTTGCATATCCGGATGAAGCAGCACAGCAAAAACGCCGCTTTCCTGGCTGAAAAATTTCAGCAGGATGGTTTTAGAACCGTTTATCCAGGACTGGAATCTCATCCTGGCCACGAGCTCTTCCGCACCATGATGAACGAAGATTATGGTTTTGGCGGAATGCTTACCATAGATGTAGGTTCCTTAGACAAAGCCAATGATCTGATGGAACTGATGCAGGAACGCAACTTGGGATACCTGGCGGTAAGTCTTGGTTTCTACAAGACGCTTTTTAGTGCTCCCGGTACGTCCACTTCTTCGGAAATCCCATTGGAAGAACAGCAGGAAATGGGTCTAAGTGACGGACTCATTCGGTTTTCCATAGGCCTGGATAATGACATTGAACGAACCTACCAAATGAT